The Methanophagales archaeon DNA segment TGTACCACAGCAAGTCCCCTGCTCGCTTCCAGCACCTGTCCCGTCTTCTCTTCACCCTCCGGCGTTACTACTTTCACCACCTCTCCGTATGACACGCCCTCTACTCCTTCCACCACAATTAAAGGACCTGCTGCCTCTTTTATCGTGGTGTATTCCCTTGCCGATATATCTACCGCCATTTATTTTATTCACCCCCTTCTCTTTACGAACCTGAACTATGCTTCATCAAAGCCTCAAATTCTTCTTTCATATCTCGCATTATATCCTCATATTTAGCCCTGAACTCCTCGTTCTTTATATACTTCATCCTCGCTATTGCATCCTTTATTCGCATCAATTCCACTCTCTCCATGGCTATACCACGCTCTATCGCTTCCTTCGCATTGTCATACCACTGCAGAATCACCTTCGCCATCAAATACTGCTTCTCCAATGTGCAGTAAGAATCAACTTCATGATATGCGTTCTGTTGCAGGAAATCTTCCCTTATCATTCGTGCCACTTCCAGGGTACACCTCTCGCGTGGCGGTAGCGCATCGGCACCAACAAGCTGCACTATCTCCTGTAATTCCGCCTCCTTCTGCAATAAACTCATCATCTCCTCACGCTGCTCCATGAAGTCAGGAGCTCCGAATTTCGCGAACCAATCGCGGAGATACCCGATATAAAGTGAATAGCTACGTAACCAGCTTATAGCGGGGAAATGCCGCCTATCTGCTAAGGAGGAGTCAAGTGCCCAGAAATCTCCGACCACACGCAGTGTATTCTGCGTTACAGGCTCTGAGAAATCGCCTCCAGGCGGTGAAACTGCTCCGACCACCGTAACAGACCCTATTCGGTCTTCCTGTGGTGAGCACAAAGTTCTTACGCGTCCCGCTCTTTCATAGAAATCCGACAATCGCGCCGCCAAATACGCAGGATAGCCCTCTTCGCCCGGCATCTCCTCCAATCTGCCCGAGATCTCTCGCAACGCTTCCGCCCATCTCGATGTGGAATCCGCCTGTATCGCCACATCATAGCCCATATCACGATAATACTCCGCGATAGTGATTCCTGTATAAATAGATGCTTCCCTGGCTGCTACCGGCATATTTGAGGTGTTCGCAATGAGTGTGGACCGCTCCATCAGTGTTTCACCTGTATGCGGATCAATGAGTTTAGGGAAATCTTCCAGCACTTCGGTCATCTCATTACCACGTTCACCACACCCGATATAAACAATAACCTGAGAATCAGCCCAGCGTGCTAATTGATGCTGCATGACCGTCTTTCCGGTACCAAAACCGCCCGGGATAGCGCCCGTGCCACCTTTCGCTATCGGGAAGAAGGTATCATTGATACGTTGCCCTGTGAGTAATGGTACATCAGGGTCCAGTTTCTCCTTATACGGACGCCCCTTTCTCACAGGCCAGCTCTGCATCATCTTCAATTCCACTTCGCCTGTATCCGTCTCCACACGCCCTATACATTCATTGACCGTGAATTCGCCCTCATTGAGCTCTATAAGCTTACCCTTCACACCTGGTGGTACCATAATCCTGTGCTCTATCACCTTCGTCTCCTGAACAGTACCAAGGATATCACCACCTTCTATCTCGCGTCCTTCCTCCGCTTTTGCTGTGAATTTCCATCTCTTAGCACGATCAAGTGCCTCTACATACACTCCCCTCTCTATATAATCACCCACCTTCGCCTTTATGGCTTCCAGAGGTCTCTGCACA contains these protein-coding regions:
- a CDS encoding V-type ATP synthase subunit A, whose protein sequence is MGEIMKIAGPLVVADDMRGCEMYEVIKVGEEGLLGETIRLDGDLAYIQVYEDTAGLKPGEPVIKTGSPLSVELGPGLLKNFYDGVQRPLEAIKAKVGDYIERGVYVEALDRAKRWKFTAKAEEGREIEGGDILGTVQETKVIEHRIMVPPGVKGKLIELNEGEFTVNECIGRVETDTGEVELKMMQSWPVRKGRPYKEKLDPDVPLLTGQRINDTFFPIAKGGTGAIPGGFGTGKTVMQHQLARWADSQVIVYIGCGERGNEMTEVLEDFPKLIDPHTGETLMERSTLIANTSNMPVAAREASIYTGITIAEYYRDMGYDVAIQADSTSRWAEALREISGRLEEMPGEEGYPAYLAARLSDFYERAGRVRTLCSPQEDRIGSVTVVGAVSPPGGDFSEPVTQNTLRVVGDFWALDSSLADRRHFPAISWLRSYSLYIGYLRDWFAKFGAPDFMEQREEMMSLLQKEAELQEIVQLVGADALPPRERCTLEVARMIREDFLQQNAYHEVDSYCTLEKQYLMAKVILQWYDNAKEAIERGIAMERVELMRIKDAIARMKYIKNEEFRAKYEDIMRDMKEEFEALMKHSSGS